One part of the Streptomyces ferrugineus genome encodes these proteins:
- a CDS encoding DUF5936 domain-containing protein, producing the protein MGIGLLLAAVMALSVWGVFAGIRMYRAETKLPSDLALALEIGATRTGAVDSLIDRMGMRYAPAVLRLMGPKLVARYRRRIDLAGNPGGLTIDRYAARRAVYGFLGALGFLVFLLRGQFLVALLLLAFGAFWTEVGIWSAIRIRKNEIERTLPDFLDVLAVVVSAGLGFRQALDRVASKYEGPWADELRITLRQMDLGMNRRQAFAELRRRNDSEQVAMFVTALQQGEELGAPIVDTLVALAKDMRRTDAQNARRKAARAVPRATLMITTFMVPATMLLLGAGLLLGSGTDFGSLTGE; encoded by the coding sequence ATGGGAATCGGACTGCTGCTGGCGGCGGTGATGGCCCTGAGCGTCTGGGGTGTCTTCGCCGGCATCCGCATGTACCGCGCGGAGACCAAGCTGCCCAGCGATCTCGCGCTGGCCCTGGAGATCGGCGCCACCCGCACCGGCGCCGTGGACTCCCTCATCGACCGCATGGGCATGCGCTACGCCCCTGCCGTACTGCGTCTGATGGGCCCCAAGCTGGTCGCCAGGTACCGCCGCAGGATCGACCTCGCGGGCAACCCCGGCGGCCTGACCATCGACCGCTACGCGGCCCGGCGCGCGGTGTACGGCTTCCTCGGCGCGCTCGGCTTCCTGGTCTTCCTGCTGCGGGGACAGTTCCTGGTGGCGTTGCTGCTGCTGGCGTTCGGCGCCTTCTGGACGGAGGTCGGCATCTGGTCGGCGATCCGGATCAGGAAGAACGAGATCGAGCGCACCCTGCCGGACTTCCTGGACGTCCTGGCGGTCGTGGTCAGCGCCGGCCTCGGCTTCCGCCAGGCACTGGACCGGGTCGCCTCGAAGTACGAGGGCCCCTGGGCCGACGAACTGCGCATCACCCTGCGCCAGATGGACCTCGGCATGAACCGCCGCCAGGCCTTCGCGGAGCTGCGGCGCAGGAACGACTCCGAGCAGGTCGCGATGTTCGTGACGGCGCTCCAGCAGGGCGAGGAACTGGGCGCGCCGATCGTCGACACGCTGGTGGCGCTGGCGAAGGACATGCGCCGCACGGATGCGCAGAACGCGCGCAGGAAGGCGGCCAGGGCGGTCCCCCGGGCCACGCTGATGATCACGACGTTCATGGTCCCGGCGACGATGCTCCTGCTGGGGGCGGGGCTGCTGCTGGGGTCGGGGACGGACTTCGGGTCGCTGACGGGGGAGTAG
- a CDS encoding OmpA family protein yields the protein MTRTPRLPLTLSAATLMVAANLLGATTARAADDPSVPPGTEATAAAPVEVDANDPDLKLPEGATLAEAKVLDIKQVVEDQAGEERREDTNADVKFALQAEVLFPKDSAKLTGEAKSRIASIAEEIKTQNATRIRVFGFTDNLGSSAHGDVLSRQRANAVQGVLESELNDSTITYETRGYGEDYPISSNATEEGRKKNRRVEVSFPRSDG from the coding sequence ATGACCCGCACCCCCCGCCTCCCCCTGACCCTCTCCGCCGCCACCCTCATGGTCGCCGCCAACCTCCTCGGCGCCACCACGGCCCGCGCCGCCGACGACCCCAGCGTCCCGCCCGGCACCGAGGCCACCGCCGCCGCACCCGTCGAAGTGGACGCCAACGACCCCGACCTCAAGCTCCCCGAAGGCGCCACCCTCGCCGAGGCCAAGGTCCTGGACATCAAGCAGGTGGTGGAGGACCAGGCCGGCGAGGAACGCCGGGAGGACACCAACGCGGACGTGAAGTTCGCGCTCCAGGCCGAGGTCCTGTTCCCCAAGGACAGCGCGAAGCTGACCGGCGAGGCGAAGTCCCGTATCGCCTCGATCGCGGAGGAGATCAAGACCCAGAACGCCACGCGGATCCGTGTCTTCGGCTTCACCGACAACCTGGGCTCCTCGGCCCACGGCGACGTCCTGTCCCGGCAGCGCGCCAACGCCGTGCAGGGAGTCCTGGAGTCGGAGCTGAACGACTCGACGATCACCTACGAGACGCGGGGCTACGGCGAGGACTACCCCATCTCCTCCAACGCGACGGAGGAGGGCCGTAAGAAGAACCGACGGGTGGAGGTGTCCTTCCCGCGCTCGGACGGCTGA
- a CDS encoding sensor histidine kinase, with protein sequence MCRQVFGFRLAMIALAAPAALLNAAPGLGARLVGAAVVVTFMVSYALFRDWERFGPLLLRHPTLLAADTVFTSLLLVSAGPDTTLAYVSVCTPLLAGIVYGHRGAAVFASVQSLILLLVYAINTDAARSASLADKLLLPGLCVITGALGSSLRNLMLRFGTATQALTTVQARLAVTEAVGAERARLAREMHDSVAKTLHGVALAADGLAISAKATAMDPARIARQAELVSRSARRAAAESRELLADLRRESDPDSMTDVAPELADQARDFTERTGLPATYDGTCDEAKGEAPAPPVPPAVARQLLTITAEAMENAHRHANATRVEVRAGVRADVLCVTITDDGRGLPPDTTLEHLRRTGHFGLLGMAERAASIGARIHFGKGTHARGTEVRLELPLAALTTKAAS encoded by the coding sequence ATGTGCCGCCAGGTCTTCGGCTTCCGGCTGGCCATGATCGCCCTCGCGGCACCCGCGGCCCTGCTCAACGCGGCGCCCGGCCTCGGCGCCCGCCTGGTCGGCGCGGCGGTGGTCGTCACGTTCATGGTCTCGTACGCCCTGTTCCGCGACTGGGAACGCTTCGGCCCCCTCCTCCTGCGCCACCCCACCCTCCTGGCGGCGGACACCGTCTTCACCTCCCTCCTCCTCGTCTCGGCAGGCCCCGACACCACCCTGGCCTACGTCAGCGTCTGCACCCCGCTGCTGGCCGGCATCGTCTACGGCCACCGGGGCGCGGCGGTGTTCGCGAGCGTGCAGTCCCTGATCCTGCTGCTGGTCTACGCGATCAACACGGACGCCGCCAGGTCGGCGAGCCTGGCGGACAAGCTCCTCCTGCCGGGCCTGTGCGTCATCACGGGGGCACTGGGCTCGTCCCTGCGCAACCTCATGCTCCGCTTCGGCACGGCCACCCAGGCCCTGACGACGGTCCAGGCGCGCCTCGCGGTCACCGAGGCGGTCGGCGCGGAACGGGCCCGGCTGGCCCGCGAGATGCACGACTCGGTGGCGAAGACACTGCACGGCGTGGCCCTGGCGGCGGACGGCCTGGCGATCTCGGCGAAGGCCACCGCGATGGACCCGGCCCGCATCGCCCGACAGGCGGAACTGGTGTCCCGCTCGGCCCGCAGAGCGGCGGCGGAGTCCCGGGAGCTCCTGGCGGACCTGCGCCGCGAGTCGGACCCCGACAGCATGACGGACGTGGCACCGGAACTGGCCGACCAGGCGAGGGACTTCACAGAACGGACCGGCCTACCGGCGACGTACGACGGGACGTGCGACGAGGCGAAAGGCGAGGCCCCCGCACCCCCGGTCCCGCCCGCCGTGGCCCGCCAGCTCCTCACCATCACGGCGGAGGCGATGGAGAACGCCCACCGCCACGCGAACGCGACCCGGGTGGAGGTGCGGGCCGGGGTCCGAGCCGACGTGCTGTGCGTGACGATCACGGACGACGGCCGCGGCCTGCCCCCCGACACCACCCTGGAACACCTGCGCCGAACGGGCCACTTCGGGCTGCTCGGCATGGCCGAACGAGCCGCCTCGATAGGCGCCCGCATCCACTTCGGCAAGGGCACCCACGCCCGTGGCACGGAGGTCCGCCTGGAACTGCCCCTGGCGGCCCTGACGACGAAGGCGGCCTCATGA
- a CDS encoding GNAT family N-acetyltransferase, which yields MSDDPSTDSIDHDVDVRLREVLDADLEAFLAYEHDPEALRRSRFTPRPRDTFMKHWRTSVLGDETCLVRTVLVGDDVAGSVVSWWDGERRFLGYWLGRPYWGRGVGTKALALFLDTERIRPLYADPFHANTASVRLLEHHGFQRAGTVRRGDDEHVLLVLSGPPR from the coding sequence ATGAGCGATGACCCGAGCACCGACAGCATCGACCACGACGTGGACGTACGGCTCCGGGAGGTGCTCGACGCCGACCTGGAGGCCTTCCTCGCCTACGAGCACGACCCCGAGGCGCTGCGGCGGTCGAGGTTCACGCCCCGGCCCCGCGACACCTTCATGAAGCACTGGCGGACCAGTGTGCTCGGGGACGAGACGTGTCTCGTGCGGACGGTCCTGGTGGGGGACGACGTGGCCGGCAGCGTCGTCTCCTGGTGGGACGGTGAGCGACGCTTCCTCGGGTACTGGCTCGGGCGGCCGTACTGGGGACGCGGCGTCGGCACCAAGGCCCTCGCCCTCTTCCTGGACACGGAACGGATCCGCCCCTTGTACGCCGACCCCTTCCACGCCAACACCGCCTCCGTACGCCTCCTCGAACACCACGGCTTCCAGCGGGCCGGCACCGTCCGGCGCGGCGACGACGAGCATGTGCTGCTGGTGCTGTCCGGCCCGCCCCGATGA
- a CDS encoding TadE/TadG family type IV pilus assembly protein, with the protein MSYDAEVRRARRVRRVRDRGQVAIEYLGFIPILVLVAMAGVQIGLIAYTAQQAGTAARAGARAASLEESAQDGCARAISDWLSVTCAPAVGGDEVTVTATVEIPSIVPGWDFDPAQKTATMPLDR; encoded by the coding sequence ATGTCGTACGACGCCGAAGTCCGCCGAGCGCGCAGGGTTCGCCGGGTCCGCGACCGTGGCCAGGTCGCCATCGAGTACCTCGGGTTCATCCCGATCCTCGTCCTCGTCGCCATGGCGGGCGTACAGATCGGGCTGATCGCCTACACCGCCCAGCAGGCCGGCACGGCGGCCAGGGCGGGGGCGCGGGCGGCCTCGCTGGAGGAGAGCGCGCAGGACGGCTGCGCCCGTGCGATCAGCGACTGGCTGTCCGTCACCTGCGCCCCCGCGGTGGGCGGCGACGAGGTCACCGTCACCGCCACCGTCGAGATCCCCTCGATCGTCCCCGGCTGGGACTTCGACCCCGCCCAGAAGACCGCGACCATGCCGCTCGACCGCTGA
- a CDS encoding isoprenyl transferase — protein MNLRDKLRNLLVRLYARRVEGHLDHAQVPKHIGVIMDGNRRWAKAAGSTTVHGHRAGAEKIEEFLGWCSETDVEVVTLWLLSTDNFDRPQDELVPLLGIIEDVVRTLAADGRWRVHHVGTPDLLPSQMQTTLKEAEGSTAHVDGILVNVAIGYGGRQEIADAVRSMVLDAHDKGTSMEDLAEAVSVDLIGRHLYTGDQPDPDLVIRTSGEQRLSGFMLWQTAHSEYYFCEVFWPAFRKVDFLRALRDYAARHRRYGG, from the coding sequence GTGAACCTGCGCGACAAGCTGCGCAACCTGCTGGTCAGGCTGTACGCACGCCGGGTGGAGGGCCACCTGGACCACGCTCAGGTGCCCAAGCACATCGGCGTCATCATGGACGGCAACCGGCGCTGGGCGAAGGCCGCGGGTTCCACCACCGTGCACGGTCACCGGGCCGGTGCCGAGAAGATCGAGGAATTCCTCGGCTGGTGCAGCGAGACGGACGTGGAAGTCGTCACCCTCTGGCTGCTGTCGACCGACAACTTCGACCGGCCGCAGGACGAACTCGTCCCGCTGCTCGGCATCATCGAGGACGTCGTACGGACCCTCGCCGCCGACGGCCGCTGGCGAGTGCACCACGTCGGCACCCCGGACCTGCTGCCCTCGCAGATGCAGACCACGCTGAAGGAGGCCGAGGGGTCCACGGCCCACGTCGACGGGATACTGGTCAACGTCGCCATCGGCTACGGCGGACGTCAGGAGATCGCCGACGCCGTGCGCTCCATGGTCCTCGACGCCCACGACAAGGGCACCTCGATGGAGGACCTCGCCGAGGCCGTCAGCGTCGACCTGATCGGCCGCCACCTCTACACCGGCGACCAGCCCGACCCCGACCTCGTGATCCGCACCAGCGGCGAGCAGCGGCTGTCCGGATTCATGCTCTGGCAGACGGCCCACTCCGAGTACTACTTCTGTGAGGTCTTCTGGCCGGCCTTCCGCAAGGTCGACTTCCTGCGCGCCCTGCGCGACTACGCGGCCCGGCACCGGCGTTACGGCGGCTGA
- a CDS encoding class I SAM-dependent methyltransferase yields the protein MGEQSRLFEELVAEGSAVPTEGWDFSWFEGRAGEARPSWGYAVSLAQRLAGATAALDLQTGGGEVLDFALGRAPKAPAPTVATEGWPPNVARATALLAPRGVAVVASPEDAPLPFADAAFDLVTSRHPVRANWTEIFRVLRPGGTYFAQHVGPHSVFELVEYFLGPQPDEVRGGRHPDRERADAEAAGLEIVDLRAEKLRMEFRDIAAVVHFLRKVVWMVPGFTVEAYRPQLRALHEQIESEGPFVAHSTRHLFDARKPSP from the coding sequence ATGGGAGAGCAGAGCCGGTTGTTCGAGGAACTCGTCGCCGAAGGCTCCGCCGTGCCCACCGAGGGCTGGGACTTCTCGTGGTTCGAGGGGCGGGCCGGCGAGGCGCGGCCGAGCTGGGGGTACGCCGTGTCCCTGGCCCAGCGGCTGGCCGGTGCGACCGCTGCGCTCGACCTCCAGACCGGGGGAGGGGAGGTCCTCGACTTCGCACTCGGCCGGGCGCCGAAGGCGCCCGCACCGACCGTCGCCACCGAGGGCTGGCCGCCGAACGTCGCCAGGGCCACCGCCCTGCTCGCCCCGCGCGGTGTCGCGGTCGTCGCCTCGCCCGAGGACGCCCCGCTGCCCTTCGCCGACGCGGCCTTCGATCTCGTCACGAGCCGGCACCCGGTGCGGGCGAACTGGACGGAGATCTTCCGCGTGCTGCGCCCCGGCGGCACCTACTTCGCCCAGCACGTCGGGCCCCACAGCGTCTTCGAACTCGTCGAGTACTTCCTCGGACCCCAGCCCGACGAGGTCCGCGGCGGCCGCCACCCCGACCGCGAGCGTGCCGACGCCGAGGCCGCCGGCCTGGAGATCGTCGATCTGCGGGCGGAGAAACTCCGCATGGAGTTCCGCGACATCGCCGCCGTCGTCCACTTTCTGCGCAAGGTGGTGTGGATGGTCCCCGGATTCACCGTCGAGGCGTACCGGCCCCAACTGCGCGCCCTGCACGAGCAGATCGAGTCCGAGGGCCCCTTCGTCGCCCACAGCACCCGGCACCTCTTCGACGCCCGCAAGCCCAGCCCCTGA
- a CDS encoding type II secretion system F family protein — protein sequence MDLQTRITLTTGIALLTCALAVAGVHAYGAGRAQRQALVERLSATGQITGAGGRRRRFVDLDRRLRRTKLGKRLELRLVATGLDVTPGEFFVYMLATVAGLWLIGQATLAPFFGPIAGLLGVWAAVQFLNWQRQKRIEKFINQLPELARILANAAHAGLALRTAISMASEELEAPAGEELANVSNQLALGASMDDALGELAERLPSRELVVLVTTLVLSNRAGGQVVSALRNLTETLEERKETRREIRTQLSQVSMTSYAVPVLGIGSLFLMNGVKDGALDRMTGSPLGQAAVLIAFGLYAVGFVLIRRMSRIDV from the coding sequence ATGGACCTCCAGACCCGCATCACGCTCACCACCGGCATCGCACTGCTGACCTGCGCGCTGGCCGTGGCGGGCGTCCACGCCTACGGCGCCGGCCGGGCCCAGCGCCAGGCCCTCGTCGAGCGCCTGTCCGCCACCGGCCAGATCACCGGCGCGGGCGGTCGCCGACGCCGCTTCGTCGACCTGGACCGCCGCCTGCGCCGTACGAAGCTCGGCAAGCGGCTGGAGCTGCGGCTGGTGGCGACGGGCCTGGACGTCACGCCGGGGGAGTTCTTCGTCTACATGCTGGCGACGGTGGCGGGCCTGTGGCTGATCGGCCAGGCGACACTCGCGCCCTTCTTCGGCCCGATCGCGGGACTGCTGGGGGTGTGGGCCGCCGTCCAGTTCCTGAACTGGCAGCGGCAGAAGCGCATCGAGAAGTTCATCAACCAACTCCCCGAACTGGCCCGCATCCTCGCCAACGCCGCGCACGCCGGCCTGGCCCTGCGCACCGCGATCAGCATGGCCTCGGAGGAGCTGGAGGCCCCGGCGGGCGAGGAACTGGCCAACGTCTCCAACCAGTTGGCCCTGGGCGCCTCGATGGACGACGCCCTGGGCGAACTCGCCGAGCGCCTCCCCTCCCGCGAACTGGTCGTCCTGGTCACCACGCTGGTGCTGTCCAACCGGGCCGGCGGCCAGGTGGTGAGCGCGCTGCGGAACCTGACGGAGACGCTGGAGGAGCGCAAGGAGACGCGACGGGAGATCCGTACGCAGTTGTCCCAGGTGAGCATGACGTCGTACGCGGTCCCGGTGCTCGGCATCGGGTCGCTGTTCCTGATGAACGGGGTGAAGGACGGCGCCCTGGACCGGATGACGGGGTCGCCGCTGGGGCAGGCCGCGGTGCTGATCGCGTTCGGCCTGTACGCGGTGGGCTTCGTGCTGATCCGGCGTATGTCGCGGATCGACGTCTGA
- a CDS encoding DUF192 domain-containing protein: protein MGRRWGDGHGTLIVHGERGDVSVPLEIASSYRARTKGLLGRDAIDGAMLLTPASGVHTFRMRMPIDVAYLDRGLRVVAVRTMGPGRLGLPRLRSRHVLEAGAGAMAEWGVGVGVRVTVGAG, encoded by the coding sequence ATGGGGCGGCGGTGGGGTGACGGGCACGGGACGCTGATCGTGCACGGCGAACGGGGTGATGTGTCGGTCCCCCTGGAGATCGCCTCGTCGTACCGGGCCCGAACGAAGGGGCTCCTGGGGCGTGACGCCATCGACGGGGCGATGCTGCTGACACCGGCGAGCGGGGTGCACACCTTCCGCATGCGCATGCCGATCGATGTCGCCTACCTCGACCGCGGGTTGCGTGTCGTCGCCGTACGGACCATGGGGCCGGGGCGGTTGGGGTTGCCTCGGCTGCGGTCGCGGCATGTGCTGGAGGCGGGGGCCGGCGCCATGGCGGAGTGGGGGGTGGGGGTGGGGGTTCGGGTGACGGTCGGGGCCGGGTGA
- a CDS encoding response regulator — protein MNTPLRIVVADDNPVVRAGLTALLTTHEDITVTAEAADGHEAQTAARQHRPDVILLDVRMPGMDGIEALPGLVRIAPVMMLTYSGESETVREALRRGAAGYLVHGEFTADELVDAVRDIRRGRSRFTPTAKAYLAQANAEVVTEAGNLAEPLSQVQPTVGQSSSYRSRFRLSRREAEIMGLIAAGMNNQQIAATCFISEKTVKNHINRIFAKLHSTSRAEAAAKWLGTAPGSHPGRS, from the coding sequence ATGAACACCCCTCTGCGGATCGTCGTGGCCGACGACAACCCAGTGGTCCGAGCAGGTCTCACGGCGCTCCTCACCACCCACGAGGACATCACCGTCACAGCGGAGGCGGCCGATGGTCACGAGGCCCAGACGGCGGCCCGACAGCACCGCCCCGATGTGATCCTTCTGGACGTTCGCATGCCGGGCATGGACGGCATAGAGGCCTTACCGGGGCTCGTCCGCATCGCCCCGGTGATGATGTTGACGTACAGCGGGGAGTCGGAGACGGTGCGGGAGGCGCTGCGCCGGGGGGCCGCCGGGTACCTGGTGCACGGTGAGTTCACGGCCGACGAACTCGTGGACGCCGTACGGGACATCAGGCGGGGCAGGTCCCGCTTCACGCCTACGGCGAAGGCTTACCTCGCGCAAGCAAACGCCGAAGTGGTAACTGAGGCAGGGAATTTAGCGGAACCGCTTTCGCAAGTGCAACCAACTGTGGGACAGTCTTCGTCGTACAGGTCGCGGTTCCGGCTGAGCAGGAGGGAGGCGGAGATCATGGGCCTCATCGCAGCGGGCATGAACAATCAGCAGATCGCCGCCACCTGCTTCATCAGCGAGAAGACGGTCAAGAACCACATCAACCGGATCTTCGCCAAACTCCACAGCACGAGCCGCGCCGAAGCCGCCGCCAAGTGGCTGGGCACGGCCCCGGGTTCACACCCAGGACGGAGCTGA
- a CDS encoding pilus assembly protein TadG-related protein, which yields MRRPRRCDDAGQAFPIYITVVAGLLFLAFAYLAVGQAAANRNGAQTAADAAALAAAQETRDQLAGDWLEVVGDPTKWQDILDGGGAVFNGCWRAYELAAQNDAGVEDCGASGVLGYKVVVRTDKSVGDSIVPGTEDFRSRASARAVIEPLCTFDLPGGDADDGDGNDTLPLPQLTCEDTWDPDPDDPASLPDPEDLFDVHLAD from the coding sequence ATGCGGCGGCCCCGTAGGTGCGACGACGCAGGGCAGGCCTTCCCCATCTACATCACGGTGGTGGCAGGCCTGCTCTTTCTCGCGTTCGCGTACCTTGCGGTCGGCCAGGCCGCGGCGAATCGGAACGGCGCCCAGACAGCCGCCGACGCGGCGGCGCTGGCGGCGGCGCAGGAGACCCGGGACCAACTCGCCGGGGACTGGCTGGAGGTCGTGGGCGACCCCACGAAGTGGCAGGACATCCTTGACGGCGGCGGCGCGGTGTTCAACGGCTGCTGGCGGGCGTACGAGCTGGCGGCCCAGAACGACGCCGGTGTCGAGGACTGCGGGGCATCAGGGGTGTTGGGCTACAAGGTGGTTGTCAGGACCGACAAGTCCGTGGGCGACTCCATCGTCCCCGGCACGGAGGACTTCAGGTCGCGGGCGTCGGCCAGGGCAGTGATCGAGCCTCTCTGCACATTCGACCTCCCCGGTGGGGACGCCGACGACGGTGACGGCAACGACACACTGCCACTGCCGCAACTCACCTGCGAGGACACCTGGGACCCGGACCCGGACGACCCGGCGTCGCTTCCCGATCCCGAGGACCTCTTCGACGTCCACCTGGCCGACTGA
- a CDS encoding Flp family type IVb pilin: protein MSNWINTTVAHLRSRAARDDKGQTAVEYLGIIAVVVAIVLAITGTDIGNTIYTAITDKVAEVVGG from the coding sequence ATGAGCAACTGGATCAACACCACCGTCGCCCACCTACGCTCTCGCGCCGCTCGCGACGACAAGGGGCAGACGGCGGTGGAGTATCTGGGCATCATCGCGGTGGTGGTGGCGATTGTGTTGGCCATTACGGGGACGGACATCGGCAACACGATCTATACCGCGATCACGGACAAGGTCGCCGAAGTCGTAGGCGGCTGA
- a CDS encoding LLM class flavin-dependent oxidoreductase produces the protein MTGLGAVFRPQLAPERLRTVARLADDAGLEELWLWEDCFREGGISTAAAALAWTERIKVGVGLLPVPLRNVAITAMEAATLHRMFPGRPILAVGHGVQDWMGQIGARVDSPVTLLREHLDALRALLRGELVTVEGRYVKLDDVALDWPPAEPVPVIAGATGPRSLRLAGAAADGTLLTAGTPPEGVRRARQLIDEGRESAGRAGTEPHELVVYLLTATGADGPARLRAELEAEGLASVADLGVAGDAGAVAKAVQRLADAGADTVVLQPTADEPDPEGFVRFVAEEVRPLVP, from the coding sequence ATGACTGGACTCGGCGCAGTGTTCCGTCCCCAACTCGCACCCGAACGACTCCGGACCGTCGCCCGGCTCGCCGACGACGCGGGCCTGGAGGAGCTGTGGCTCTGGGAGGACTGCTTCCGGGAGGGCGGGATCTCCACCGCGGCGGCCGCCCTCGCCTGGACCGAACGGATCAAGGTCGGCGTCGGGCTGCTGCCCGTGCCGCTGCGGAACGTCGCGATCACCGCCATGGAGGCCGCCACCCTGCACCGGATGTTCCCGGGCCGGCCGATCCTCGCCGTCGGACACGGTGTGCAGGACTGGATGGGGCAGATCGGGGCCCGGGTCGATTCCCCGGTGACCCTGCTGCGGGAGCACCTCGACGCCCTGCGCGCCCTGTTGCGCGGGGAACTGGTGACCGTCGAGGGGCGGTACGTCAAGCTCGACGACGTCGCCCTGGACTGGCCGCCCGCCGAGCCGGTGCCCGTCATCGCCGGCGCCACCGGGCCCCGCTCGCTGCGGCTGGCCGGTGCCGCCGCCGACGGGACGCTGCTGACGGCCGGGACTCCGCCCGAGGGCGTGCGCAGGGCGCGGCAGCTCATCGACGAGGGGCGGGAGTCGGCCGGGCGGGCCGGTACCGAGCCGCATGAGCTCGTCGTCTACCTGCTCACCGCCACCGGGGCCGACGGGCCCGCCCGGCTCAGGGCCGAGCTCGAGGCCGAGGGGCTCGCCTCCGTGGCCGACCTCGGCGTCGCCGGGGACGCGGGGGCGGTCGCGAAGGCCGTGCAGCGACTCGCGGACGCCGGTGCCGACACCGTGGTGCTCCAGCCGACGGCGGACGAGCCCGATCCCGAGGGCTTCGTGCGCTTCGTGGCGGAGGAAGTACGGCCGTTGGTTCCGTAG
- a CDS encoding CpaF family protein: MSLRSRINTPEEHGSRGEDGHLVASYRAKLLEEIDLAEMSSLAAAERRARLERVLGHIISREGPVLSTVERSQLIRRVVDEALGLGILEPLLEDASITEIMVNGPDAIFVERGGRVEQLPLRFPSHDQLMQTIERIVSTVNRRVDESNPMVDARLPSGERVNVIIPPLSLTGATLTIRRFPRSFTLHEMTGLGSLDEPMVYLLAGLVQAKFNVIVSGATGTGKTTLLNALSGLIPEAERIITIEDSAELQLQQAHVIRLESRPPNVEGKGQVTIRDLVRNSLRMRPDRIVVGEVRGGESLDMLQAMSTGHDGSLATVHANSAEDALMRLKTLASMADVTVPFEALHDQINSAVDVIIQLTRFPDGARRITEIAILDSHGAEPYRLATVARFNAQPMTPDGRVHGVFAYHPLPRRTADRLYMASQPIPQAFGVAQSPLELATREAR, encoded by the coding sequence ATGAGCCTGAGGTCACGCATCAACACCCCCGAGGAGCACGGCAGCCGGGGCGAGGACGGCCATCTGGTCGCCTCCTACCGGGCCAAGCTGCTGGAGGAGATCGACCTCGCCGAGATGAGCTCGCTGGCCGCCGCCGAGCGCCGGGCCCGCCTGGAGCGGGTGCTCGGGCACATCATCAGCCGCGAGGGCCCGGTGCTGTCGACGGTCGAGCGCTCGCAGCTGATCCGCCGGGTCGTCGACGAGGCGCTCGGCCTCGGCATCCTGGAACCACTCCTCGAGGACGCGTCGATCACCGAGATCATGGTGAACGGCCCGGACGCGATCTTCGTCGAACGCGGCGGCCGGGTGGAGCAGTTGCCGCTCCGCTTCCCCTCCCACGACCAGCTGATGCAGACCATCGAGCGGATCGTCTCCACGGTGAACCGGCGCGTGGACGAGTCGAACCCGATGGTGGACGCCCGACTGCCGTCCGGCGAGCGCGTGAACGTCATCATCCCGCCCCTGTCGCTCACCGGCGCGACCCTGACGATCCGCCGCTTCCCGCGCTCCTTCACCCTGCACGAGATGACCGGCCTCGGCTCGCTCGACGAGCCCATGGTGTATCTGCTGGCCGGACTGGTGCAGGCCAAGTTCAACGTCATCGTCTCGGGCGCCACGGGCACCGGAAAGACGACGCTGCTCAACGCCCTGTCCGGACTGATCCCCGAGGCCGAGCGCATCATCACCATCGAGGACTCCGCCGAACTCCAACTCCAGCAGGCCCACGTCATCCGCCTGGAGTCCCGCCCGCCCAACGTCGAGGGCAAGGGCCAGGTCACCATCCGCGACCTGGTCCGCAACTCCCTGCGGATGCGCCCCGACCGGATCGTCGTCGGTGAGGTCCGCGGCGGCGAGTCCCTCGACATGCTGCAGGCGATGTCGACCGGGCACGACGGCTCGCTGGCCACCGTGCACGCCAACAGCGCCGAGGACGCCCTGATGCGGCTGAAGACCCTCGCGTCCATGGCCGACGTCACGGTCCCCTTCGAGGCGCTGCACGACCAGATCAACAGCGCGGTCGACGTGATCATCCAGCTGACCCGGTTCCCGGACGGCGCCCGCCGGATCACCGAGATCGCGATCCTGGACAGCCACGGCGCGGAGCCGTACCGCCTGGCGACGGTGGCCCGCTTCAACGCCCAGCCCATGACGCCGGACGGCCGCGTCCACGGCGTCTTCGCCTACCACCCCCTCCCGCGCCGCACCGCGGACCGCCTGTACATGGCGAGCCAGCCGATACCCCAGGCCTTCGGCGTCGCCCAGTCACCGCTCGAGCTCGCCACCCGAGAAGCCAGGTAG